One region of Miscanthus floridulus cultivar M001 chromosome 19, ASM1932011v1, whole genome shotgun sequence genomic DNA includes:
- the LOC136525792 gene encoding protein MOR1-like, producing MSTEDEKLLKEAKKLPWDERLQHKNWKVRNDASIDLAALCDSITDSKDARLCEFGLLFKKTVAYSNAPVQEKALDALLAFQRATDADASRYAKEVCDAIVAKCLTSRPKTVEKAQAAFLLWVELEAAEVFLETLKEKNRQ from the exons ATGTCGACGGAGGACGAGAAGCTCCTCAAGGAGGCGAAGAAGTTGCCGTGGGATGAGCGGCTGCAGCATAAGAACTGGAAGGTGAGGAATGACGCAAGCATCGACCTCGCCGCCCTATGCGACTCCATCACCGACTCTAAGGACGCCCGCCTCTGTGAATTCG GGCTGTTGTTTAAGAAGACGGTTGCATATTCCAATGCGCCGGTACAGGAGAAGGCGCTAGACGCCCTCCTCGCGTTCCAGCGAGCTACTGACGCCGATGCATCAAG ATACGCGAAGGAGGTTTGTGATGCAATCGTGGCCAAGTGCCTCACTAGCCGCCCAAAGACTGTCGAGAAAGCTCAAGCTGCATTCCTCCTATGGGTGGAACTGGAGGCAGCAGAGGTCTTCCTT GAAACATTGAAAGAAAAAAACCGACAATAG